Genomic window (Capsicum annuum cultivar UCD-10X-F1 chromosome 10, UCD10Xv1.1, whole genome shotgun sequence):
aacacaagattcggatttaacaagaacaaacgattacaagatacaaacactaacacaattgcaagaaaggtaaagatagatagtgagacatagattattacaaagattaggaactaaagagtatattaaactcaaaaacccctaatgaatgtaacaacaacactacactcttacggtgaccgccaagggaatcaactcacctcaagatccaccgtttccaagcaaagaataataaagccctaaactacaatggctagtccaaaccctaactaagaactacgctaaggtggtctactctcaagagagaggattttcaatgtctcatattttcatcatccataaactaatgagaaaagacctaaaagagactatagatagtatatttcaaaagaaagacaaaatgactccaatgccttatggagtgtcatttagaggctaagtaaccaaaattcccttaataaagggaaccacAACCGTGAATCACCAAGTGTAGCccaaacccgagagtcctcaagtcttcaaggctccaagcaatcttccacactcgaatttgtttaatggcatgctcaagaTGACACCTCCAAGTATGGTCCCATGCCCTCCGTGCGatcaaagcttgattcttcacgtagtgactttgaatgatgtcatcgaaagctaaggcggtcatttgacttgtatcacccCTTAATTTCGTTTTAAGTGAATTTAATACCCCCTCAAAAATAGAGAACCACACTTATAGTGAGAGGTGCTCTACACGCACCTCCACATgtcaattttcttaaaaaatattctctaaaagttatttttttccctttttcactttttcacccATCAACCTTCGTCCCTTCATGACTTCATAGTATCATCACCGGTGAAGATTTCATCGAGCCCAGCAACTACCCCGCATCCTCTTCATTATTGCTACCATCAACTCACAAACTCACCACCATTGCTAGGACTATCTTCGCAGCCATCAACTTCATAGTACCCATTACCAAGAGCAATATCACCTCCATCTCCATCTATTTAAAAATTCTCACCACCACCATTAATACCAACTCCAAAATAATTCACAGTCGCTGCCAATTCCACAACACCCAACAACACCAACGACAATGAGAAAATGTCCCACACGAATCAtaccaaaataaattataatgaatTTAAAGAAACAGTGGTGGGAGATAAAATGGTTGAGTGTGAGGAGGCATTAACACGGCCACCGCCAATTCCATAACAACGAACAATTCAATTTTCTCATGAATTGAATTTCTATTTCCTCGTGAATTGAACACCCTACTCGGAGTCTTAAGGCATAACAATTACACTCTCTTTAACAATCGCCATAGACACCTCTGACAAGCTCTTTGTCCTATCACCTATGCCAAGAAAATCTGGTGGAATGGAAGATGTGGGGATGGCGATGAAGGAGCTGAAGTATGATGGGTATTTGGAGGCTGTGATGGGTGGAGagagaaaaatgtacaaataaatgaataatctgggactttgtcaaaaaaaattcccttttcttttttccacGCGTGTTTTGGAGAGTGAAGACACTTTCCTTGTTAGAGGTGGTATTAAATTCATTTGAGACGAAATTAAGGAGGTAAATAATTACATGTAAAGTTAGAGTGTATGCTCCTAAAAAATTAGCTTCTGAAGGATAAGAAAAAACCTGGAGGTTAACAACATCTTGATAAAAGCGCTCAATGGTAGGACTTCCAGCAACATCCTTCCTGAAATAGTGAAAGCAACAACAGTTATTACAGTTGATTCTAATTTGGACTACATGCTCAAGAAACCTAAAAATCTCATCTAAGTTGCGGGGACCCTTCACTTTCAATGACGCAagcgtgtcggattctccaagaATACAGTACTTTTGGAGAATTTGACACGTGGCTGTTGAGTTGTTTGAAGAGCCCAAGCAACATAGGTTCTTAGAGGTATACATCCACTTTATTGAGAATGAAGTTGTCAATCTCATTTTACAAATCTTAATGCaaacattttgaaaaaaaaaaaagaatcttccTCAATATCTGATTAGAGTCTAAATTTAAGAGGAAAAGGTGCCCCTTTTGTACAAAATAATCATCATACCAAGGTGTTCCATAGTTTCCTCCTGCTGCAGTGACTCATGTATTTTCTTCAGTGAAATTTTGTCAATTATTGCAGTATGGGATTCTGATTATTATGGTGAGCCAATCCTCACCTATTATTTAAGTTTTTAGCATGAGAGTTTGCACCTTTAAATCAGTTTTTTTCCCCAGTTGTCAGCGTATTAGctcatccagtatttcatattTCACCCTATCCTGGCTATCTTATGAGGTACTATTTAAAGCATAAAACCTATCTATTTGGTACATTTATTCATTTTCTCGTTGCAGACATATTAGCTCGTTCAGTAGCTAACATTTCATTATTTCCTGGCTATCTTTTACAATGAATAACTAAAAAATTGATTACTCCCGTCATAGTTCTTCGTATAACTTTTCCTATGTGTTTAGATTATATTCCAAAATCACATAATAGCTTTGAAAATATACCTGCTTCCAAGAACAGGTATACTAATCATGTTTGAGAGTCGAGATCCAGAAATAGATATATTATCGATTGGAACTTCTATATGCACGGTGTTATCTAGGAGACATACTCATTAAGGAAAAAACCTGCATCAACAAGGCACTTGACATTGGCATCTTTGGGTAAAATCTCTCGAAAGTCATCGCAGTGTATGAGAGTTGCCAGACCTCCCGCGGAGCATCCCGAAAGAAGTGCCTGCAAAGTAGGCATAAAAAGTTGCAAATCTTGGACTTCTAGGTCCATTACTTCAATAAAAGCAATAACCACATTTTTTCCTGACGAAGAAAAAGCAGTAATCACCTATTAGTGCACTTATTCATTAGAACTATAAATTCAGAATGGTGTAACTTTTCGAATTGAGAATCTGTTAGTTTTTACAATACATATGTTTTATCTAACTGAGAAAtgaaaaagctaaaaatttaatgagacaaaagagagagaataccttTTTAGCGTTAGAAAGTCCTATTGACAAGAGTTCGCCGATTACTGCTTCCCAAATAACCTGGCCTCTGAAGAAGAGTTTTGTTCCATTCTGCCATAAATGAATAGATAACACAGGTACTCAATGCTTTCTTTGCCTTCTTTCCTTTTATCTTCTTGATGGATTTCATAGAAAAACACAACATTTTTAGTCTTTAATAAATTCTCCATGAACTTACTTTAAATTCACTGTCTGAGTGTCCAGAAAAGGATCCGCCGTCACAATAGCGTATCTTGACCTTGTTCCAGTCAAAGAAATCTGAACAGAGTCAAATTGGCCAAACAAGTGCATAAGATCCCTTAATGAAGCAAATTTTcatttaaaggaaaaataagtcAATTATTAATACCTACTTTTGTCAAAAGTGATACTAGTTCTCATCAACAAAAACGAAAAGAACTATGTGGTAACTATTGACGATCAAAAAGGAAAAGGGTTCAAGTAAGCCTATTATTTCTCTTGGCAAACATGAACTTTTTTAGATGGTTAATTCATTGGCAACAGAACATATAAAATGATGAGCTATCTATGTGTACTTGCAAACTTGATGTCTTTGTTTGGTAAATAAAATTGCTGGAGGATCCAAACCTTTTTTTTTAACACAATTATAAGCACAACAAAAATTTGTAGCACATTGAACTCACAAACTGACTATAATGATAACAATCATTAGGAgtcaattcattttttttttttaggtttcaTTAAAGGCATCAAGAAGATGCTAACAGATCCACAAGGGATTACGAAAAGGTAGAGTTAGCTCCAATATATATCAGCTAGACAATGCTCATGGGGCTACAAAATCTAAACACTGAAcagaaggaattttttttttctttttgataaataGTAATTCTTTAATCATCATTAGGGGAATCATAGTAGCTCAGTTGGTTGGCTACCTGAACTCCCACCTTGTCggtgagggttcgattccccacattgtaATCCCCTTCCCTGGACCCTGTGTAGCGGGAGCTTTATTGCACCGGGCTGCctttttttttcctaaatcatCATCGCAGTTGCTTACCCGGATTTTGTGATGAATCAGAGCTCAAAATCCCAGAAAACTGAACTTCATGCTCCATGAACCTCGAGGAGCCCAATTTTGTTGTCTGGCGAAAAGAACATGATTCTATTGAGTTACACCAGCCTCCGCCCTGCAATGGAAGATCAATAAAAGCACAGTCAACAAAGAAGAGGCAAAAGCGCAAACTAGAATGTTCACATATCGCATCTGTGGGCTAGTATTGTGTGCTTGGCTACTATTTCGCTCTTAACCAAGCTCAACACAACAGAAGAGAGAACATGTCCTTAACTTGTGGctggatttttcttttttcatgaaaATGTTTTTTGTCCCATGGGAACGATATATGACTCAAACCCAATAGCCCTACCTATGCGGATACTATGTTGAAGTGTACTACCACTCTATTAAAGAATTTAAGAATTGCAAGGggcattttttttcattttagcaAGCAATATGATGAAGTTAATTAGGAGTTGCTTGCTTATAAAAGTCACTCAACTATTGACAatggtgtaaaaaaaaaaagccagCCAACTATTGTAAATAGCATAAGAATGTCTTTTTTCAATTATTTGTAACAAAAAAATCACTTTGATATTGCTATAATACACTAGATCCACTCTTAGTCGAAAAGTGATTTTTGGTAACAATTTAATGACTTGACACATTATGTttgaagcaaagaaaaaaaaaatccaagtATTTTAACCAATATAGGACTATCAACTCATGAATCCAACCGCCTTACCCTTCTTTTAtctgtagaaaaaaaaaaaaaaaaaaaaaactgatttaTGAAGAGTATACAGTTTCCCTTTACCCTCAAAGCAGAAAAGGTACATCTCAACGAACAATATCCTATCTTCCAAATCACCTCTTGCACATTTCCATCCAATtataaactttaaatttaaatgtcCTTTCGCTCATGTAAAATTAAATTCctcataaaattcaacattctcATTGTATCCCAGTTTATCTTCAAAACCAATTATGAAATACTTGTCAAAAATCAACAAGTTTTCACAAGAAACATTTTATCTCCTCCAAACACAGAATGAGCAATAACTTTTAACTCAGGCCATACACATCACCCAATTTAACAAGCACCCCTTCCCTAGTATTATCAACAGCATATAAGTTCCCATCTTGAAGAAGAAACACCATTCTAAGGAAAAGAAATGTCATCAACAATAGACCACTTCGTATCACCAGATTTATATATGACCAATTTCACGTAAACATGAATTGTCTAGAGTACACACTCATCATTTCCAAACACTGCAACTTTTTTCATGTAAAACGGGCTGGATTCATGGATCGAATAGTCCTATATTGGTTGAAACGATcaagttttatgttttttattcttttggctTCAAACATTGTGTGTCACATCATTAAATTGTCCCGGAACTCCATTCCCAGCTAAGAGTCTATTTGGTGTGATATAACAACAGTAAATTGACTTTTCTACTACAAAATAAAGAACATAACTTTGTCTCACCATTTCCAATAGTTGACCGACTCTTttgttacaaaataaaatactccCCTGATTCACTTTTAATTGTCACAGTTTCGTTTATTGAGAGTCAAATTGTAGCAACTTTGACCAACatcttaaaatgtattttttgattattgCAACTTACAGTATTTTTTTGTAAAGTTTTGAAATATCTAATTCAATTTAGCTCCAAAAATTAGTCTTTCTTGTAAAACAAaacgtgacaagtaaaagtgaatacatgGAATAAGATCAACTTAGTTAAATAGATATAGAAGCTAACCTCAATATGAAGAACCCATTTATCAGACCCAGATCCAAAACCCTTCTGCAAATGATACCCAGGTAAACTTCCATCTAaacaaactgaaaaaaaaaaaatatcacaaaaaaaataaaaaaaaaattaaatatctgcACTTCACTATCCAATTTGAGCTCACATAcccaaatactaaaaataaaaagtaaaaaattaaagacAACAAAACAAAATGTCCAAGAAAATTACAGGCAGATTTATGCTGGGCCTTGGTTAGAGGAGTAAAGGGTATCCAATTATTAGCAGGAGTTGTTGAATTAGTAGAGTATCTTTGAGAGTGGGAAATGAAGGAAATTGTAAAAATTAGAATTGATAGTGAAGCTGCTGCAATAGTCCAATCTCTTCTTGTcaattttctccataattttagCCCTTGAAATCTATGATTTGCCATTTTTTGGTTCAACTTTTTGATGTGAAATCAAAGGATTTTGCCATTGACTGTTTAGAACTTACAGGTATTAGCTGCTAATTTGTTTAATGGATTAATTAATTGGAAGATTACCttttaatattattactatttttaaacATACTTTTTATTACTATCAAATATAGCAactgttttaaaaataaattatgtaagcaatatatatacaatataaggggtcgtttggtgtgaggtattaaaatatatagtttcgggataaaaaaattattttggaataaattttttgatgttatattttattgtcAAGTTCGGGATAACTTATTTCGGGATTAACAAATAGTACCGGGATAAATTATCCCACCTAAGAGGGTGGTATAAATAATTCCACCATGTTTTAACTTGGAATAAAgccataaaatgataaaattaccctTCCAATCTTTTAATTAtcacttttcatatatatatatatactaatctGATTATACGCTCCTCGCGCGTGTACCTTACTTCAAAgagttcagttttacaaaattaCTTTGATATTTAGTAAttgtctataaaaaatatatgataatttatttttgtaaacatattaaaattttataaaacttATATCAAATCATAGAAAAATTTGGCTCTGCAATCATAGATATTGTAAATATTTCACTAAAAACTTCTTAATCAACAATTGTATATCATAAATATATggtaatttattattattaacttcaaaaatatactaaaattttagaaaacttacctcaaattagaaacaaaattattttttattcacgaatattatcaagattgtaaacatcaagaactaaaattttagaaagtttACCTCATAAATTTGTGAACGACAATAGCgggaaaaaaaatctaatttgaGAACTACGGACGTATTGTTATAAGGATTCTCAATTTAAAAGTAATGTTaggtttagttttattttctttctcccGATATTCTTAATGTCCTTTGTCGgtttaaatttgtatttatttgatttaataaattagcctttgtggtattttttatttttaggtttagtttttttttttttttttaaattcaaagtattctttacttttatttaatttaacaaattatatgtaaggtaaaattttaattgatttagaactattaaatattatgatttctttccTAACTTAAATAAggactttaattaatttcaaaatcctATTGATAATAATCTCTATTatcttaaaagtgtgaagggtctatAAATcatgtttgaactttttgcccttcattaaaagactttgctttagacaaaatcgtctttttcacaattttttttaatatttaagagttgaaaattaattaaatatatttatggtaaaatcttttttattagaagtcatgagaattaatgacaactaatacttttttcgttagtttaagaattctaaatcaattaattttgattttaagaaaatttaattttttcaaaataaatataaacagtTAATATTATTAGGTCTTCTAATGGAAAAGgagtcttaaaatatatgataaaataaaaatcgaTAAGtttaaaattggaaaattttaaaataaatataaacagtTAATATTAGTAGGTTTTGTATGTGAAAATGaagtcttaaaatatatgataaaataaaaatcgaTAAGTTTAAAATAAATCGTTAGGTTTGATAACGAAAAAAACATGCTCCTTATATCAGAATAAGTCTCACTACGCGTGTGGTTTTGTCATAATAAATCTATATGTCTTCTCGAATTAGTGTAATGTTATCTTAGATTTGTTTCaaagtttttaattttcatcaatagTTTTGTCACAAATTTGTAtcgtattattatgatatttcgATCTCGtatttatggtaatttttatttGCTATTTTTGCTGGTTAATACAGTTGGTAGATGGATATGTGGTTGGACTttaagaattttttgtgtaaggATTAGATTTAAccatattattatgatatctcgattatcatattattttattgtagtttttgttttgttgttatttgctttttttttcttaatacagATTACTCATTAGATTTGCTTAAACAGCATGTATGTTCTGGTTGAGGAACTATGGGATATGGGTTTTAAAGATTAGTAACAGTTTCATTCTTTTGATGCTTGAAAAATCTGCTCAACGTATTTGaagtgaagaattttttttatggaattactTATATACCATGCACTTTATAGAGTTATGATTGAGTTGCTCTCCAGACTAAACATTGTTAATtgataagttatttatttatttttattttttttaaaatcttgatAGGATCTatgattgaaaaaataaatttatttgtgatttgaggtaagtctTCTAAAATTATAGTATGCACTTGGTgtttacaataaaaaattattgtgtatttttttaTAGACAATTGTTAATTGAGAAGTTTTTTGTGTGAAATTTGATAGTATGTGTGATTGAAGTGACAAATTTGCTTCTGATTGAGGTCAACTTTCTCCAATTTTTATGTTCTTGATGTTTAcaaattatcatatattttggtagaaaattgttatttaaatttttttgtgtgtgatttgaatatgttcttgaagtttactataataaattatcatgtatacTTAATCGGCTATTTGAGAAGTTTTTAATGTAAAATATGTCTAGACATAGAAACTTTTACCCAATTAAAAGTTTCTCAAGATTTTAAAACTAACATTATATTGTAAATAAGGTGATTAATAAGAACTTCATCGATTCATTCATTAACCACTACATAAACAAAACATTGTCGCCTCTACGGTTttgatttatatgttatagtGATATCTATCTAATATTTTCCTCATTCCCAAGAAATCCTTGTCATGCGTATGAGGATGGCTTATAAATTTTGCAATAGAAGTGAACTAATCAATAAACATTAATAATCTAGAGAGTATTCAAAGAGCTTAGTCAATTAGCAGCATGAGTAAATTGATCCTTTTTAGCAGTTTTCATGGTGTTTGTAGTAATTGCAGATTTTACaagtaataaaattattgtaCGAGATAAATTAGTACAAGGAGAGGATGGGGATATTTATGGTGGTTCTAGATGGAATGTTACAATGAGCTATAGGTGCTTTTATTTACTCCTATTCtccttttgaattttgattttaagttgtaAATTGTCGAGCTTAAATCAATTATTTTGTTCTTGGTATTTTTTGTTTATATGTGTCGCTGAGTCATCGTAATATTTTGGATACCTTTCCTGGGAGTGATAAGGTCTGTATACACTTTATGCTCCCCAAACTTCACTCATGAgacacactaggtatgttgttgttttgctGAATCTTGGTGGATAAGAGCCAAGATTTGAATATATTGGTTCATAATTATAGAATAGCAATAGTAGGTGGCAGAGATGAAGCCAAGATTTgtacttaggggtcgtttgattAGGAAAGAGTTATCCCGAAATTAGTTATTTCACCATGTATATGGACAATTTAtctcatcactatggtgtaaTGATGGGATGAATAATCCTGATACTAACTATTAGCTcaccaaatatg
Coding sequences:
- the LOC107877940 gene encoding pectin acetylesterase 5, which translates into the protein MANHRFQGLKLWRKLTRRDWTIAAASLSILIFTISFISHSQRYSTNSTTPANNWIPFTPLTKAQHKSAFCLDGSLPGYHLQKGFGSGSDKWVLHIEGGGWCNSIESCSFRQTTKLGSSRFMEHEVQFSGILSSDSSQNPDFFDWNKVKIRYCDGGSFSGHSDSEFKNGTKLFFRGQVIWEAVIGELLSIGLSNAKKALLSGCSAGGLATLIHCDDFREILPKDANVKCLVDAGFFLNEKDVAGSPTIERFYQDVVNLQGVANSLKKDCTSRLEPYKCFFPQEFISNIKTPLFLVQPGYDFWQIQNILVPGSSGPLRSWVRCKLNINSCNSKQLEVLQDFRNSLLKTLGGFHQNPEGGMFINSCFIHCQTWMTETWHSPRSPKIDNKTIAEAVGDWYFNRNEAKHIDCPFPCNPTCYNMDFTQI